The sequence GACCTACAGGGCATTTGCAGGGGATCTATGAGGAATCCACAGGGGATCCACAGGGGATCTGCAGGGGATCTGTAGGGAATGTACATGGGATCTGCAGAGGATCTATGGGGAAGGTAAATGGGATCTACAGGGGAGCTGTGTGGAATGTCCATGGGATCTGTAAGGGATCTACAGGGGGATCTGTGGGGAAATGTACATGGGATCTAGAGCAGATCTGCAGGGGACCTGTGGGGAATCCACAGGGGATCTGTAGGGGATCCATGTGGGATGTTACATGGGATCTGTAAGGGATCTATAGAGGATCTGTGGGGAATGTACATGAGATCTACAAGGCATTTGCAGGGGATCTGTGGGGGATCCACAGGGGATCCACAGGGGATCTGCAGGGGATCTGTAGGGAATGTACATGGGATCTGCAGAGGATCTATGGGGAAGGTAAATGGGATCTATAAGGGAGCTGTGTGGAATGTCCATGGGATCCGTAAGGGATCTACAGGAGATCTGTGGGGAATCCACAGGGGATCTATAGAGGATCCATGTGGGATGTTACATGGGATCTGTAAGGGATCTATAGAGGATCTGTGGGCAATGTACATGGGACCTACAGGGCATTTGCAGGGGATCTGTGGGGGATCTGTGGGGGATCCACAGGGGATCTATAGGGGATCTGTAGGGGGATCTGTGGGGGATCTACAGGGGGATCTGACCTGCAAGGGATCTGTAGGGGGATCTACAGGCGATCTACAGGGGGTCTATAGGGGATCTGTGGGGGATCTACAGGGGATCTACAGGGGGATCTGATCTGCAGGGGATCTGTAGGGGGGATCTACAGGGGGATCTGATCTGCAGGGGATCTGTAGGGGGATCTACAGGGGGATCTGATCTGCAGGGGATCTGTAGACCACCTGTAGGGGATCCCCAGGGGCTCCATGTGTGACCCACATCCCATCCCCAGGGGATCCCTGAGGGATCTATGGGAGGAATCCACTCAGATCCCGCAGCAGCCCCACgtgacaccccccccccccccccaaagcaGCGCTCCCATTGGTCAGCTGAAAGCCTTTATTAGCTAAAAGGGGGCGGGGGGCTAGGTGTTGGGGGCGGGGCTTGGAGGTGGGAGGCGTGGTCTTGGCGTTGGGGGCGTGGCCTGGGGGCTGGGTCTGTGCATTGGGTGCATGGGCTGGGGGGtggagcctggggctggggggcgtGGCCTCAGGGTTGTGGGGCGTGTCCTGGGAGCTGGGGGCGTGTCCTGGGGGGTCAGGGTCTGTGCATTgggtgcaggggctgggggcatggcctggggactggggggcgtgtcCTGGGCCAAGGGGGCGTGGCCTCGGGTTGTGGGCTGAGCCTGAGGCTGGGGGCGTGTCCTGGGAGCTGGGGGCGGAGCCTGGGGTCAGGGCTTGTGCATTGAGTGCATGGGCTGGGGGGtggagcctggggctgggggcgtGGCCTCAGGGTTGTGGGCTGAGCCTGAGGCTGGGGGCGGGAGCCTGGGGGTCAGGGCTTGTGCATTGGGTGCACGGGCTGGGGGGCGTGGCCTCGGGGTTGTGGGCGGAGCCTGGGGATTGTGGGGCGGAGCCTGAGGGCTGGGGGGCGTGTCCTGTGCCCCGGGGGGGCGTGTCCTGGGGGGTAGGGTCTGTGCAGTGGGTGCATGAGCTGGGGGGCGTGGCTTGGGCGTGTGATCTCGGAGTTGTGGGCggagcctggggctggggggcgtGGCCTGGGGCTGGGTCTGTGCATTGGGGTGCACGGGCTGGGGGCGTGTCCTGAGGccagggggcgtggccaggGGGTTGTGGGCGGAGCCTGAGGCTGGGGGGCgtggcctggggctgggggcgtGGCCTGGGTATCAGGGTCTGTGCATTGGGGTGCACGGGCTGGGGGCGTGTCCTGAGGccagggggcgtggccaggGGGGTTGTGGGCGGAGCCTGGGCCCCTGGGGGCGTGGCCTGGGGCAGGGTCTGTGCATTGGGTGCATGGGCTGGGGGGCGTGGCCTCGGGGTTGTGGGCGGGGGCCTGAGGGCTGGGGGCGTGGCCTCGGGGCTGGGGGCGTGTCCTGAGCCCTGGGGGGCGGAGCCTGGGGGCAAGGTCTGTGCATTGGGTGCATGGGCTGGGGGCGTGGCCTGGTCCCCGGGGGGCGTGGCCTGAGAGCTGTGGGCGTGGCCTGGGGGCAGGGGTCTGTGCATTGGGTGCACGGGCTGGGGGGGGCggagcctggggctggggggcgtGGCCTGGGCCCGGGGGGCGTGTCCTGGGCGTTGGGGGGCGTGTCCTGTGCCCGGGGGGGCGGTGGCCTGGGGGCAGGGCTTGTGCATTGGGTGCACGGGCTGGGGGGGGCggagcctggggctgggggcgtGGCCTGGTCCCCGGGGGGCGTGGCCTGGGCCCGGGGGCGTGGCCTCGGCGTTGGGGGCGTGGCCTGGGGGTAGGGGCTGTGCATTGGGgtgcacaggctgggggggggCGGAGCCTGGGCGTTGGGGGCGTGTCCTGGGTCTGGGGGGCGTGTCCTGGGCGTTGGGGGcgtgtcctggggctgggggcgtGTCCTGGGCGTTGGGGGTGTGTCCTGTGCCCGAGGGGGGCGTGTCCTGGGCGTTGGGGGCGTGTCCTGGGGGCGGGGGGCGTGTCCTGGGCGTTGGGGGGCGTGTCCTGGGGGCTGGGGGCGTGTCCTGGGCGTTGGGGGCGTGTCCTGGAGCTGGGGGCGTGTCCTGGGCGTTGGGGGCGTGtcctggggggctgggggcgtGGTCTGGAGCTGGGGGCGTATCCTGGGGGCTGGGGGCGTGTCCTGGGGGGTCTGGGGGcgtgtcctggggctgggggcgtGTcctggggggggctgggggcgtGTCCTGGGGGTCTGGGGGcgtgtcctggggctggggggcgtGTCCTGGGCGTTGGGGGGCGTGTCCTGGGGCGGGGGGGCGTGTCCTGGGCCCGGGGGGGCGTGtcctggggggctgggggcgtTGTCCTGGGGGTCTGGGGGCGTGtcctggggggctgggggcgtgtcctggggctgggggcgtGTCCTGCCCCTACTGGCGCTCGTAGATGAGCCGCAGCAGCCGCAGGCTCTGGCTGTaacgctgctgctgcctctgtccCCGCCTCCCCTCCACCTGTGGGGGAGGCAGCAGAGGGTCACAGGGGGGACCCCAGGGGGgaccccacacacccccccagagcccccccagagcccccccaggCTCGGGCTCACCTCTGCCTGACCTGCTTCCAGCGCTCCATGTTCTTGTAGATCAGGGAGGGACATGGAGGggtggggggtcaggggggctgcaggggggggACAACGTGTCAGGGAGCAGCACaaaggggggtgggggaggggacAAAGGGGGGTGCTGAGGGTCAGGAGGGGGGAATTGGGGGTCCCAGAGGGCACTTGGGGGTCATGGGGAGGGGTTTAAGGTGGGTGGggggggcagttggggggcagaggaaggatttgggggtcccagggggcaCTTGGGGGTCATGGGGGGGGGCATTAAAGGGCATGGGGGAGAATTGGGGGTCCCAGAGGGGGTTGGGGGTCATGGAGGGGTGGTTGAGGGGTGTGGGGGGGTACTTGAGGGGGGGAAAACTGGGGGGCAGAGGGAAGGATTTGGGGGATCCCAGAAGGTACCTGGGGGTCATGGGGGGGGGCATTAAGGGGCAGGGGGGGGAATTgggggggcagagggaggatttggggggtcccagggggcaCTTGGGGGTCATGAAGGTGGCATTAAGGGACATGGGGGGGGCACTTGGGGGGGCAGAGAGAGGATTTGGGAGGTCCCAGAGGGTACTTTGGGGGGGCATTAAGGGGCATGGGGGGAGCAAGTTGGGGGGCAGAAGGATGatttggggggtcccagggggcaCTTGGGGGTCATGGGGGGGGAAttggggggtggagggggcaCTTtggggggcagttgggggggcagagggaggatttgggggtcccagggggcgCTTGGGGGTCATGGGGGGGGCATTAAGGGGCATGAGGGGGGAATTGGGGGGTCCCAGAGGGGGTTGGGGGTCGCAAAGgggggggggttttgggggtcccagggggcaCTTGGGGGTCATGGGGGGGGAAttggggggtggagggggcaCTTTgggggggcagagggaggatttggggggtcccagggggcaCTTGGGGGATCATGGGGGGGGGTTTAAGGTGGGTGggggggggcagagggaggatttgggggtcccagggggcaCTTGGGGGTCAGTTGTGGGTCAGAGAAGTCACTTGGGGGTCACAGGAATCAGTTGGGGGTCAGAGGAATCACTTGGGGGTCAGAGGAATCAGTTGGGGATCAGAGGAATCACTTGGGGGTCACAGAAGTCAGTTGTGGGTCAGAGAAGTCACTTAGGGGTCAGTTGTGGGTCAGTTGTGGGTCAGAGGGGTTACTTGGGGGGTCAGAGGAGTCAGTTGGGGGTCcctgtgggtctctgtgggtcacttgtgggtccctgtgggtctctgtgggtcaGTTGGGGGTCACttgtgggtctctgtgggtcaCCTGGTCGGGGGCCGGGTGCCCCCCCGCTCGGGCTCCAGGGGGGGGTGGGATCCGGGGGGGGCCGCgggggggccggggggggggcagctgcagcacgtCCCTGCCACAGGATCCCTGGGGcacctgcagagagcagcacacACTGACCCATAGatcagccccacagccagccccatagagcagccccagccccatagagcagccccagccccatagATCGGggtcagggagcagcagctgcagcacgtcCCTGCCACAGGATCCCTGGGGcacctgcagagagcagcatgCTCTGACCCACAGCAGCCCCATAGatcagccccagccccatagagcagccccagccccatagATCAGCCCCATAGATTGGGGTCAGGGGGGACAGCTGCAGCACGTCCCTGCCACAGGATCCCTGGGGCACCTGCAGAGAGTGTCAcacactgacccacagcctgcCCCATAGATCAGCCCAGCCCCATAGAACAGCCCCatagagcagccccagccccatagatcagccccagccccatagatcgggggccggggggggcagctgcagcacgtCCCTGCCACAGGATCCCTGGGGCACCTGCAGAGAGTGTCAcacactgacccacagcctgccccatagatcagccccagccccatagATCAGCCCCATAGatcagccccagccccatagAGCAGCCCCatagagcagccccagccccatagATCAGCCCCatagagcagccccagccccatagagcagccccagccccatagATTGGGGTCagggggcagcagctgcagcacgtcCCTGCCACAGGATCCCTGGGGcacctgcagagagcagcatgCTCTGaccccacagcctgccccatagatcaccccctgccccatagatcaGTTCCAGCCCCatagagcagccccagccccatagATCAGTTCCAGCCCCATAGATCAGCCCCATAGATCACCCCAGCCCCATAGAGCAACCCCatagagcagccccagccccatagagcagccccagccccatagATCGGGGTCAGGGgggggcagctgcagcacgtCCCTGCCACAGGATCCCTGAGGcacctgcagagagcagcatgCTCTGACCCACAGCCTGCCCCATAGATCacccctgccccatagatcaGCCCCatagagcagccccagccccatagATCAGTTCCAGCCCCACAGatcagggctgggcagcagcagctgcagcacgtcCCTGCCACAGGATCCCTGGGGcacctgcagagagcagcatgCTCTGACCCACAGCCTGCCCCATAGATCAGCCCTGCCCCATAGATCAGCCCCCATAGatcagccccagccccatagAGCAGGCCCCAGCCCCATAGAGCAGTCCCAGCCCCATAGATTGGGGTCagggggcagcagctgcagcacgtcCCTGCCCACAGGATCCCTGGGGCACCTGCACAGAGCAACAcacactgacccacagcctgcCCCATAGATCAGCCCCATAGatcagccccagccccatagATTGTGGGTCAGGgggggcagctgcagcacgtCCCTGCCACAGGATCCCTGGGGCACCTGCACAGAGCAACAcacactgacccacagcctgccccatagatcacccctgccccatagatcaGCCCCATAGatcagccccagccccatagATCAGCCCCatagagcagccccagccccatagatcagccccagccccatagATCGGGGTCAGGGGGGGCACCTGCAGCACGTCCCTGCCACAGGATCCCTGGGGcacctgcagagagcagcatgCTCTGACCCATAGatcagccccacagccagccccatagagcagccccagccccatagATCAGTGCCAGCCCCATAACCAGCCCCATAGatcagccccagccccatagATCGGGGTCagggggcagcagctgcagcacgtcCCTGCCACAGGACCCCTGGGGcacctgcagagagcagcatgCTCTGACCCACAGCCTGCCCCATAGATCAGCCCCatagagcagccccagccccatagATCAGCCCCatagagcagccccagccccatagATCAGTTCCAGCCCCACAGatcagggctgggcagcagcagctgcagcacgtcCCTGCCACAGGATCCCTGGGGcacctgcagagagcagcatgCTCTGACCCACAGCAGCCCCATAGATCACCCCAGCCCCATAGATCACCCCAGCCCCATagaccagccccagccccatagATCAGTTCCAGCCCCCATAGATCACCCCAGTCCCATAgatcagccccagcccccatAGATCAGTTCCAGCCCCatagagcagccccagccccatagagcagccccagccccataACCAGCCCCATAGATCGGGGTCGGGgggggcagctgcagcacgtCCCTGCCACAGGATCCCTGGGGCACCTGCAGAGAGCAGCGTGCTCTGACCCACAGCCAGCCCCATAGATCACCCCAGCCCCATAGAGCAGCCCCatagagcagccccagccccatagagcagccccagccccatagAGCAGCCCCatagagcagccccagccccatagATCGGGCTCAGGgggggcagctgcagcacgtCCCTGCCACAGGATCCCTGGGGcacctgcagagagcagcatgCTCTGACCCATAGATCAGCCCCATAGatcagccccagccccatagATCAGCCCCATAGATCAGTTCCAGCCCCATAGAtcggggctgggcagcagcagctgcagcacgtcCCTGCCACAGGCTCCCTGAGGcacctgcagtgtcacacactGACCCACAGCAGCCCCATAGAGCAGCCCCATAGAGCAGCCCCatagagcagccccagccccatagatcagccccagccccatagAGCAGCCCCATAGAGCAGCCCCatagagcagccccagccccatagATCCCAGCCCCATAGAGCAGCCCCATAGatcagccccagccccataggtcagccccagccccatagAGCAGCCCCATAGatcagccccagccccataggtcagccccagccccatagagcagccccagccccataACCAACCCCCATAGCCAGCTCCATAATGAGCCTCagtcccccccagccccataaCCAGCCCCATAACCAGCCCCATAGCAAGTCCCAGCCCCACAATCAGCCCCATAACCAGCCCCAAAATGAGCATCagtcccccccagccccatagCCAGCCCATAACCAGCCCCAGAGTGAGTCCACAGCCCATAACCAGCCCCATAACCAGCCCCACAATGAGTCCCAGCTCCATAACCACCCCATAACAAGTCCCAGCCCCACAACCAGCCCCATAACCAACCCCCAAAATGagtcccagccccacagcccccccagcctctcccagccccacaaCCAGCCCCCATAACCAGCCCCACAATGATCCCAGCCCCATAACCAGCCCCATAGCAAGTCCCAGCCCACAACCAGCCCATAACCAGCCCCATAACCAGCCCCACAACCAGCCCCACAATGAGTCCCAGCCCCATAACCAGCCCCATAACCAGCCCCAAAATGAGTCCCAGCCCCATAACCAGCCCCACAACCAGCCCCAGAATGAGTTCCAGCCCCATAACCAGCCCCATAACCAGCCCCATAACCAGCCCCAGAACGAGTCCCAGCCCCATAGCCAGCCCCATAACCAGCCCCAAAAATGAGTCCCAGCCCCAGAACCAGCCCATAACCAGCCCTAGAATGAGCCTCagtcccccccagccccataaCCAGCCCCATAACAAGTCCCAGCCCCACAACCAGCCCCATAACCAACCCCCAAAATGAGTCCCAGCCCCACAACCAACCCCATAACCAGCCCCAGAATGAGTCCCAGCCCCACAACCAGCCCCACAAGCACCCCCCAAGCATCAGCCCTGTACCTGTGGCTCGGTGGGGGTCCCGGCGTGGGTCCGGCCGTGGGTCCGGCCGTGGGGCAGCGT is a genomic window of Colius striatus isolate bColStr4 unplaced genomic scaffold, bColStr4.1.hap1 scaffold_158, whole genome shotgun sequence containing:
- the LOC133629108 gene encoding basic proline-rich protein-like, with amino-acid sequence MERWKQVEGRRGQRQQQRYSQSLRLLRLIYERQTRPPAPGHAPQRPGHAPQPQDTPPDPQDTPPAPPRTRPQPQDTPPDPPGHAPSPQDTPPAPDHAPSPPGHAPNAQDTPPAPGHAPNAQDTPPAPRTRPPTPRTRPPPPGHAPNAQDTPPSGTGHTPNAQDTPPAPGHAPNAQDTPPRPRTRPQRPGSAPPQPVHPNAQPLPPGHAPNAEATPPGPGHAPRGPGHAPSPRLRPPQPVHPMHKPCPQATAPPGTGHAPQRPGHAPRAQATPPSPRLRPPQPVHPMHRPLPPGHAHSSQATPPGDQATPPAHAPNAQTLPPGSAPQGSGHAPSPEATPPALRPPPTTPRPRPPAHAPNAQTLPQATPPGAQAPPTTPLATPPGLRTRPQPVHPNAQTLIPRPRPQPQATPPSLRLRPQPPGHAPWPQDTPPARAPQCTDPAPGHAPQPQAPPTTPRSHAQATPPSSCTHCTDPTPQDTPPRGTGHAPQPSGSAPQSPGSAHNPEATPPSPCTQCTSPDPQAPAPSLRLSPQP